The proteins below come from a single Corynebacterium cystitidis genomic window:
- the greA gene encoding transcription elongation factor GreA, with the protein MAEVEKQYITPEMKAKLENELQQLIDNRPVIAAEINERREEGDLKENAGYDAAREQQDQEEARIKQISEILANSTTERQGVVEGVAHVGSVVHVYYDNDKDDKETFLIGTRAASTDNKDLETYSEQSPLGAAVIGAAEGETRTYTAPNGREISVTVVSAEPYDSTKAATPRAQ; encoded by the coding sequence ATGGCTGAGGTAGAAAAGCAGTACATCACTCCCGAAATGAAAGCGAAGCTGGAAAACGAGCTCCAGCAGCTGATTGATAACCGCCCGGTCATCGCAGCCGAGATTAATGAACGCCGCGAAGAGGGCGACCTGAAGGAGAACGCTGGCTACGACGCAGCCCGCGAGCAGCAGGATCAGGAAGAAGCTCGCATCAAGCAGATCTCCGAGATTCTGGCGAACTCCACCACTGAGCGCCAGGGTGTTGTTGAAGGTGTTGCTCACGTCGGATCCGTGGTCCACGTGTACTACGACAACGACAAAGACGATAAGGAAACTTTCCTGATCGGTACTCGTGCGGCCTCGACCGATAACAAGGATCTAGAGACCTATTCGGAGCAGTCCCCACTGGGCGCGGCAGTCATCGGTGCCGCGGAGGGAGAGACCCGGACCTACACCGCTCCAAACGGTCGCGAAATCTCCGTCACTGTGGTGTCAGCCGAGCCTTATGACTCCACGAAGGCTGCAACTCCTCGCGCACAATAA
- a CDS encoding DUF4307 domain-containing protein produces MSTPDLSRPVQRYGKEKVLEKPKGMAGKVVATIFVIVIAAILVLGMRTILTRDSSPIEASLVNHERIDDQTSRVWIDVAREDTSQPSYCIIAALNYSMAEVGRRDVVIPAGGEALMRISADLPVREYPVSGSIYGCSSNVPSFLNTEDPVYDVARSG; encoded by the coding sequence GTGTCCACCCCAGATCTGTCCCGCCCCGTCCAGCGCTACGGCAAGGAAAAGGTCCTTGAAAAGCCCAAGGGAATGGCAGGAAAAGTTGTGGCCACCATCTTCGTCATCGTGATCGCCGCAATATTGGTCCTGGGTATGCGCACGATCTTGACGCGCGATTCCTCACCCATCGAGGCCTCCTTGGTGAATCACGAGCGTATCGACGACCAGACCTCCCGGGTGTGGATCGATGTGGCGCGTGAGGACACTTCACAGCCGTCCTACTGCATAATTGCAGCGTTGAATTATTCGATGGCTGAGGTAGGCCGCCGTGATGTGGTGATTCCTGCAGGTGGTGAAGCACTGATGCGAATCTCTGCTGATCTGCCTGTGCGTGAGTACCCTGTGTCGGGTTCGATTTATGGCTGCTCGTCGAACGTGCCATCTTTCTTGAATACGGAGGACCCCGTGTACGATGTGGCCCGCAGTGGCTAG
- the mfd gene encoding transcription-repair coupling factor has protein sequence MLAGLLTKAASDPKLKGLVSQLHEEAGTQALHITGIDQVRPWAVGALARKTPVLAVTATSHEAEDLTAELAAMLGEDKVAKFPAFETLPHERLSPGADVVGTRFEVLHRLPNLQVVVTSARGFCQPFLPAIEPIVVEQDQERDFTKLVNALTTFAYKHVDMVAARGEFATRGGIIDVFPTTAEHPVRLEFWGDEITDLRSFAVADQRTIEEITRVEVFPARQLLIDDTVAARADELSREFPTNPTLVQLLTRISEHTHADGMEALMPALTDQQFQVLPDLMPEGSVVLVTSPEKVRTRIADLEQTDQEFLEAGWEAAAMGAEGPVAVEGLDLSATSYRSFESLKVSAEKAGARWWTFAPPGMFAADEADTLPLEFTPAPAPRGEAKEIEALMAQLKKHVADGGAAAFIAPAKGTVERMADRFRENGISARIASAGLEPIDGKITLYQAVSHAGLIFPGTHIPLVVVTETDVTGNRVGDIAGAKRRKAKRRNRVDPLALQPGDYVVHETHGIARFVKMAERAITSGEETSRREYIVLEYAPSKRGQPNDQLWVPMESLDLLSKYSGGESPTLSKMGGSDWKNTKKKARAAVREIAGELVQLYAKRVSAPGHAFAADSPWQHEMEDAFPFVETEDQMVAIEAVKEDMEKPVPMDRVIVGDVGFGKTEVAVRAAFKAVQDGAQVAVLVPTTLLAQQHYSTFATRMAGFGVEIRELSRFTSAADSKKILKGLADGSVDIVIGTHRLLQTGVQWKNLGLIVVDEEQRFGVEHKEHIKALKAHVDVLTMTATPIPRTLEMSMTGIREMTSITTPPEDRHPVLTYVGPYEEKQVAASIRRELLRDGQVFFIHNKVSDIEKKARELRELVPEARIVVAHGQMSEQVLEQTVQGFWDREFDVLVCTTIVETGLDIANANTLIVENAQNMGLSQLHQLRGRVGRSRERGYAYFLYPKGATLTETSYDRLATIAQNNDLGAGMAVAQKDLEMRGAGNVLGAEQSGHIAGVGFDLYVRLVGEAVATYKALATGEVVDATDQGPKEIRIDLPVDAHIPETYVNSERLRLEQYRKIAETRDDDQLTTIIEEMTDRFGPLPEEVQRLMAVARVRHQARAAGVANITVQGNRIKLHPVDLPDSKQVRLKRLYPGSAYRAAAKAVQVPFPKAGKGINQPGLRDTALLQWVADFLAGMFDVPQVPETGGETAPQREKSVFSVSE, from the coding sequence ATGTTGGCGGGGCTGCTCACCAAAGCAGCGTCCGACCCGAAACTAAAAGGTCTCGTCTCCCAACTTCACGAGGAAGCTGGAACCCAGGCTTTGCACATCACGGGCATTGATCAGGTTCGCCCCTGGGCTGTCGGGGCGCTGGCGCGGAAAACCCCGGTGCTAGCCGTCACCGCAACCAGCCACGAAGCCGAGGATCTCACCGCTGAGCTTGCGGCAATGCTCGGTGAGGATAAAGTGGCCAAGTTTCCCGCTTTTGAGACTCTCCCGCATGAGCGCCTCAGCCCGGGAGCAGACGTCGTCGGCACGCGTTTTGAGGTTCTGCACCGGCTGCCAAACTTGCAAGTCGTGGTCACGTCGGCGCGCGGATTCTGCCAGCCGTTCCTGCCCGCGATAGAGCCGATCGTGGTGGAACAAGACCAGGAGCGCGACTTCACAAAGCTTGTCAACGCCCTGACCACCTTTGCCTACAAGCACGTGGACATGGTGGCTGCACGCGGAGAATTTGCCACACGCGGCGGCATCATCGACGTGTTCCCCACCACCGCCGAACACCCGGTCCGCCTCGAGTTCTGGGGCGACGAGATCACCGACCTGCGCAGCTTCGCCGTAGCCGATCAGCGCACCATCGAGGAGATTACCCGGGTAGAAGTATTCCCGGCCCGCCAATTGCTGATCGACGACACCGTAGCCGCGCGTGCCGACGAACTGTCGCGTGAGTTTCCCACCAACCCCACATTGGTGCAATTACTCACCCGCATCTCCGAGCACACACACGCCGACGGAATGGAAGCGCTGATGCCTGCGCTGACAGACCAGCAGTTCCAGGTGCTGCCCGATCTGATGCCGGAAGGCTCCGTAGTGCTGGTAACCAGCCCAGAAAAGGTGCGCACCCGCATTGCTGACCTGGAGCAGACCGACCAGGAATTCTTGGAGGCCGGGTGGGAGGCCGCGGCCATGGGCGCCGAAGGACCGGTCGCAGTCGAAGGGCTGGACCTGTCTGCTACCTCGTACCGCTCATTTGAATCGCTCAAGGTCTCTGCCGAGAAAGCTGGCGCGCGGTGGTGGACATTTGCCCCACCCGGCATGTTCGCAGCCGACGAGGCCGACACACTGCCGCTCGAGTTCACCCCGGCCCCGGCGCCGCGCGGCGAGGCTAAAGAGATTGAAGCGCTCATGGCCCAGCTGAAAAAGCATGTGGCCGACGGGGGAGCGGCTGCCTTTATCGCTCCCGCCAAGGGCACCGTGGAACGCATGGCGGACAGATTCCGCGAAAACGGTATCTCGGCGCGCATCGCCAGCGCGGGGCTAGAGCCTATCGACGGCAAGATCACCCTCTACCAGGCCGTCAGCCACGCCGGCCTGATCTTCCCCGGCACCCACATCCCCCTGGTCGTGGTCACAGAAACAGATGTCACCGGTAACCGGGTCGGAGATATTGCAGGAGCGAAGCGTCGAAAAGCGAAAAGGCGCAACCGCGTCGATCCTTTAGCGCTGCAGCCCGGCGACTACGTGGTGCATGAAACCCACGGGATCGCCCGCTTCGTAAAAATGGCGGAACGGGCGATTACCAGCGGGGAAGAGACCAGCCGGCGCGAATACATCGTGTTGGAATACGCGCCGAGCAAACGCGGGCAGCCAAATGACCAGCTGTGGGTGCCCATGGAGTCTTTAGACCTGCTGTCAAAATACTCCGGCGGCGAATCACCCACCCTGTCCAAGATGGGCGGTTCTGACTGGAAAAACACGAAGAAAAAGGCGCGCGCCGCCGTCCGCGAAATCGCCGGTGAACTGGTGCAACTCTACGCTAAGCGGGTCAGCGCGCCGGGCCACGCATTCGCGGCGGATTCGCCGTGGCAGCACGAAATGGAAGACGCCTTCCCGTTCGTGGAGACGGAGGACCAGATGGTGGCTATTGAAGCCGTCAAAGAAGACATGGAAAAGCCGGTGCCCATGGACCGCGTGATCGTGGGTGATGTGGGCTTCGGCAAAACTGAGGTAGCTGTGCGCGCAGCTTTCAAGGCTGTCCAAGACGGGGCGCAGGTGGCGGTGCTCGTGCCGACGACACTTCTTGCCCAGCAACACTATTCCACCTTCGCCACCCGCATGGCTGGCTTCGGTGTGGAGATCCGCGAGCTGTCGCGTTTTACGTCCGCTGCTGATTCGAAGAAGATCTTAAAGGGGCTTGCCGACGGCTCCGTGGACATCGTGATCGGTACTCACCGCCTGCTACAAACTGGTGTGCAATGGAAGAACCTGGGCCTGATCGTGGTGGATGAAGAGCAGCGCTTCGGTGTGGAGCACAAGGAGCACATCAAAGCGCTTAAGGCGCACGTGGATGTGTTGACCATGACCGCAACACCAATTCCGCGCACCCTCGAAATGAGCATGACCGGGATCCGCGAAATGACCTCCATCACCACCCCGCCAGAAGACCGCCACCCGGTATTGACCTATGTGGGTCCGTATGAAGAAAAGCAAGTGGCGGCGTCGATAAGGCGCGAACTTTTGCGCGACGGCCAGGTCTTTTTCATCCACAACAAGGTCAGTGACATTGAGAAGAAGGCGCGTGAGCTGCGCGAGCTTGTGCCGGAGGCGCGCATCGTGGTCGCTCACGGGCAGATGAGTGAGCAGGTACTCGAGCAAACAGTGCAGGGGTTCTGGGACCGCGAATTTGACGTGTTGGTGTGCACAACAATCGTAGAAACAGGGTTGGATATAGCCAACGCGAACACGTTGATCGTCGAAAATGCGCAGAATATGGGGCTTAGCCAGCTGCACCAGCTACGCGGGCGTGTCGGACGTTCGCGCGAGCGTGGCTATGCCTATTTCCTGTATCCGAAGGGTGCCACGCTCACCGAGACTAGCTACGACCGTCTGGCCACCATCGCCCAGAACAATGATTTGGGTGCCGGGATGGCGGTGGCGCAAAAGGACTTGGAAATGCGCGGAGCCGGCAATGTGCTGGGTGCGGAACAGTCCGGCCACATCGCCGGTGTTGGTTTTGATCTGTATGTGCGCTTGGTGGGAGAAGCCGTTGCTACCTACAAGGCGCTCGCCACCGGCGAAGTGGTTGATGCCACCGACCAAGGCCCGAAAGAAATCCGCATCGACCTGCCTGTCGACGCGCACATCCCCGAGACCTACGTCAACTCTGAACGCTTGCGGCTTGAGCAGTACCGCAAGATCGCAGAGACGCGTGACGACGACCAACTGACCACCATCATCGAGGAGATGACCGACCGCTTCGGCCCGTTGCCGGAGGAAGTTCAGCGCTTGATGGCTGTGGCCCGGGTGCGCCATCAAGCCCGTGCCGCTGGCGTGGCAAATATTACGGTGCAGGGCAACCGCATCAAGCTGCACCCGGTAGACCTGCCAGATTCGAAACAAGTACGGCTGAAGCGTCTGTACCCAGGTTCGGCGTACCGCGCGGCTGCGAAGGCTGTGCAAGTACCATTCCCTAAGGCAGGCAAGGGCATCAACCAACCCGGTCTGCGTGATACCGCCCTGCTGCAGTGGGTCGCCGACTTCCTGGCTGGGATGTTCGATGTGCCACAGGTGCCTGAGACTGGCGGTGAGACTGCCCCGCAACGAGAAAAGAGCGTGTTTTCGGTCAGCGAGTAA
- a CDS encoding Panacea domain-containing protein, with protein MPIYSARAVAEWFVAWAEEVADADITQLKLQKLLYYAKGAVMRATDGVPLFADRMEAWAHGPVVVDVYHATKAYKNGPIDPDDFVSEDFNWDDYRDVEQELIEVWNEYGPYSAWALRNKTHRESPWLKNFREDERSIEISDADLKEYFCE; from the coding sequence ATGCCGATATATTCCGCACGTGCTGTTGCAGAGTGGTTTGTTGCGTGGGCGGAGGAAGTTGCCGATGCCGATATCACTCAGCTGAAATTGCAGAAGCTTTTATACTACGCGAAGGGCGCTGTGATGCGTGCTACGGACGGGGTGCCCCTCTTTGCTGACCGGATGGAAGCATGGGCGCATGGTCCTGTTGTGGTTGATGTGTACCACGCGACAAAGGCCTATAAGAACGGGCCGATTGATCCTGATGATTTCGTTTCGGAAGATTTCAATTGGGATGATTACCGGGATGTTGAGCAGGAGCTTATCGAGGTCTGGAATGAGTATGGCCCTTATTCGGCGTGGGCATTGCGCAATAAAACGCACCGAGAATCGCCGTGGCTGAAGAACTTTCGGGAAGATGAGCGTTCTATCGAAATTTCTGACGCTGACTTGAAGGAATACTTCTGCGAGTAA
- a CDS encoding amino acid permease, giving the protein MTTKHSVSVWSLMALIIGSTVGAGIFSLPQNIASAAGPGAMLIGWAITAVGMLAIAFVFQILALRKPYLESGVYSYVRAGLGDFIGFASAWGYWLGSVIAQVGYATLFFSTLGHYVPLFSAENRWVSVVSVSLLTWTIFTLLTRGVQQATVLNLVATVAKLLPIFAFILLIAFLGFSWDKFTADFWGRASGTVFEQVKGTMLFTVWVFIGVEGASVYSKQAQSRRDVGRATILGFFAVLALLVSITTLSYGVLPQEELAALPDNSMAAVLTAVVGPWGGALISLGLCLSVLGAYVSWQMLAAEPVAMMAFDGLLPKALGKVTHTGAPWAAQLVSTIVIQLWVIVFFISETAYTSMVQLATVLYLVPYLFSALYLVLLVVRGRGISHPHAGERFDDSGPAVDKRTNRKHLVVGVLAMLYSLWLFYAADPVYVLYGALAVLPGLIPYVWTRLAARERVFNAFEYVVVAMIVVASIVALWGIAHGALEL; this is encoded by the coding sequence ATGACAACCAAGCATTCCGTTTCCGTGTGGTCGTTGATGGCGCTGATCATTGGGTCAACTGTGGGTGCTGGGATTTTCTCACTACCGCAAAACATCGCCTCGGCGGCAGGCCCCGGCGCGATGCTCATTGGTTGGGCGATTACTGCGGTGGGGATGTTGGCAATCGCGTTTGTGTTTCAGATTCTTGCGCTGCGCAAACCATATTTGGAATCAGGGGTGTATTCGTATGTGCGCGCAGGCCTCGGCGATTTCATCGGTTTTGCATCCGCGTGGGGGTACTGGCTGGGTTCTGTGATCGCACAGGTGGGCTACGCCACCTTGTTCTTCAGCACACTTGGCCACTATGTCCCACTATTTTCAGCGGAGAATCGGTGGGTGTCTGTGGTGTCTGTTTCACTGTTAACCTGGACGATTTTCACCCTGCTTACTCGAGGTGTGCAGCAGGCGACAGTTCTGAACCTAGTGGCTACCGTAGCGAAGCTGCTGCCGATTTTCGCGTTTATCTTGCTCATCGCATTCTTGGGTTTTTCCTGGGATAAGTTCACGGCTGATTTCTGGGGCAGGGCGTCTGGCACCGTGTTTGAACAGGTGAAGGGCACCATGCTGTTTACCGTGTGGGTGTTTATTGGTGTTGAGGGCGCATCTGTGTACTCCAAGCAGGCACAATCCCGACGCGACGTTGGACGCGCAACCATCTTAGGTTTTTTCGCGGTCCTGGCGCTTCTCGTGTCCATCACCACCTTGTCCTATGGTGTTCTCCCCCAAGAAGAACTTGCAGCGCTGCCGGATAATTCGATGGCCGCGGTTCTTACCGCTGTGGTTGGCCCGTGGGGTGGAGCATTGATCTCGCTCGGTTTGTGCTTGTCTGTACTTGGCGCTTACGTGTCGTGGCAGATGTTGGCAGCCGAGCCTGTTGCCATGATGGCTTTCGATGGGCTCCTCCCCAAGGCCTTAGGCAAGGTCACACATACTGGCGCACCGTGGGCGGCGCAGCTCGTGTCAACGATTGTGATCCAGTTGTGGGTGATTGTTTTCTTCATTTCCGAGACCGCTTACACGTCGATGGTGCAGTTAGCCACAGTCTTGTATCTGGTGCCTTACTTGTTCTCCGCCTTGTACCTGGTGCTGCTCGTGGTGCGGGGCCGAGGCATTTCGCATCCGCACGCGGGGGAACGTTTCGACGATTCCGGCCCCGCCGTCGATAAGCGCACGAATCGGAAGCACCTCGTCGTAGGTGTGCTCGCCATGCTCTACTCCCTGTGGCTGTTCTATGCTGCTGACCCTGTTTATGTGCTCTACGGCGCGCTCGCCGTGCTGCCCGGGTTGATCCCGTATGTGTGGACGCGCCTTGCGGCACGGGAGCGCGTATTCAACGCTTTTGAGTACGTTGTTGTCGCCATGATCGTTGTGGCATCGATAGTTGCGCTGTGGGGAATTGCGCACGGTGCGCTGGAATTGTAA
- a CDS encoding MFS transporter, with amino-acid sequence MSTDAQNDDRPPHEDHNARLFIWSNGLQGLGDQIVAPKTVLPWLFTTAGVPHFFTALLVPVRESLSMLPQAAITPWVTTQPSRKKVWIIGSVGQFVAAALITVSAMLLSGVALGIVVVFCLAVLATFRSMCSIASKDVQGRTITKGGRGLVTGRATAFSGGLALVVGLALSLLDGGIPRWVLVVLLGGGALMWALAAVVFQAVREPESEVEPRGIKEGWWKETWALFIGDKQFRSFVIVRSLMLVTALSTTFIVTLSQELGHDITGLGIFVFASGLASLVGGRISGVVSDISSKNTMAIASGVASVLLILLVISANTASPGVYAWILPAGFFLVTLAHTAVRVARKTYLVDMAEGDQRTRYTGAANTLMGVILIIVGVISGAIAQFGSQPALIFLAVTGGAGVIAASRLKDVSAKKDK; translated from the coding sequence ATGAGCACCGATGCGCAAAACGATGATCGCCCGCCCCACGAAGACCACAACGCTAGGCTTTTCATCTGGTCCAACGGCCTGCAAGGTTTGGGCGACCAGATTGTCGCGCCGAAGACTGTGCTGCCGTGGCTATTTACTACTGCGGGTGTGCCACACTTCTTTACTGCGTTACTGGTGCCGGTTCGTGAATCTTTATCGATGCTGCCGCAAGCCGCAATAACGCCATGGGTGACTACTCAGCCATCGCGGAAGAAGGTGTGGATTATTGGCTCCGTAGGCCAGTTCGTCGCGGCTGCCCTGATCACTGTGTCCGCCATGCTGCTTAGTGGTGTTGCTCTTGGTATTGTTGTGGTGTTTTGCCTGGCCGTGCTCGCGACTTTTCGTTCGATGTGTTCCATCGCTTCGAAGGACGTACAGGGGCGCACTATTACCAAGGGCGGGCGTGGTTTGGTCACTGGGCGCGCGACAGCATTTTCGGGTGGCCTTGCGCTGGTGGTTGGTCTTGCTTTGTCGCTTCTCGACGGAGGGATCCCCCGCTGGGTGCTCGTGGTGCTGCTCGGTGGTGGCGCGCTGATGTGGGCTTTGGCGGCGGTGGTGTTTCAGGCCGTCCGCGAGCCTGAGTCTGAGGTAGAACCGCGCGGGATCAAAGAAGGCTGGTGGAAAGAAACGTGGGCGCTTTTCATTGGTGATAAGCAGTTCCGCTCTTTTGTGATTGTGCGGTCACTCATGCTGGTGACAGCTCTGTCCACCACGTTTATTGTCACACTGAGCCAGGAGTTGGGCCACGACATCACGGGGCTGGGCATCTTTGTTTTTGCCTCGGGGTTGGCTTCCCTTGTCGGCGGGCGTATCTCAGGTGTCGTCTCCGATATTTCTTCGAAAAACACTATGGCGATCGCATCGGGGGTAGCCAGCGTGCTCCTGATTCTGCTTGTGATTTCGGCCAACACCGCCTCTCCTGGCGTTTACGCGTGGATCCTTCCTGCCGGCTTCTTCCTTGTCACTCTGGCGCATACGGCTGTCCGGGTGGCCCGAAAGACCTACCTGGTGGACATGGCTGAAGGCGATCAGCGCACCCGCTACACCGGTGCCGCCAATACCCTCATGGGTGTCATCTTGATCATTGTTGGTGTGATCTCGGGTGCGATCGCCCAGTTTGGTTCGCAGCCGGCTTTGATCTTCTTGGCTGTGACGGGTGGTGCGGGCGTGATCGCTGCGTCACGCTTGAAAGATGTGTCTGCGAAGAAAGACAAGTAA
- a CDS encoding Bax inhibitor-1/YccA family protein, whose translation MRSNNPVLTKLPASQQQGGYGYQQQGFDNYSGQQGFPPQQASDDNRPMTVDDVVTKTGITLGVIVLFALINFGVARINPGVSMILAIVGAIGGFIAVLVHSFGNKFGSKTVTLIYAAFEGLFVGGISLLFSGWTFGDSNGAAIIGQAILGTVGVFGGMLFVYKTGAIRVTPKFTRVLTGAIFGVAILALGNLVGAIFFGFNPLRDGGTIAIIFSVVCIVLAALSFLQDFDVADQLIRTGAPAKMAWGVALGLAVTLVWLYTEILRLLSYLQRD comes from the coding sequence GTGCGCAGTAATAACCCTGTTCTGACGAAGCTACCTGCCTCCCAACAGCAAGGTGGTTACGGCTACCAGCAGCAAGGTTTTGACAACTACAGTGGCCAGCAGGGCTTCCCGCCCCAGCAGGCTTCCGACGACAATCGCCCCATGACCGTTGATGATGTGGTGACCAAAACCGGCATCACCCTCGGCGTGATCGTGCTATTTGCCCTGATCAACTTTGGTGTTGCGCGGATCAATCCAGGCGTTTCGATGATCCTGGCCATCGTCGGTGCGATCGGCGGCTTCATCGCAGTGCTTGTCCACTCCTTCGGTAATAAGTTCGGCTCGAAGACCGTCACTTTGATTTACGCGGCGTTCGAAGGCCTCTTCGTCGGTGGCATCTCGCTGCTGTTCAGCGGTTGGACCTTTGGTGACTCGAATGGTGCAGCGATTATCGGCCAGGCGATCCTGGGCACCGTTGGTGTGTTCGGCGGCATGCTCTTCGTGTACAAGACCGGCGCCATCCGCGTTACTCCAAAGTTCACGCGCGTGCTCACTGGCGCGATCTTCGGTGTCGCAATCCTGGCGCTTGGTAACCTGGTTGGAGCGATCTTCTTCGGCTTTAACCCGTTGCGTGACGGTGGCACCATCGCCATCATCTTCTCCGTGGTGTGCATTGTGCTGGCAGCTCTCAGCTTCCTGCAGGACTTCGATGTGGCAGATCAGCTGATCCGTACTGGTGCGCCAGCAAAGATGGCGTGGGGCGTGGCACTCGGCCTGGCTGTGACCTTGGTGTGGCTCTACACCGAGATCCTGCGCCTGCTCAGCTACCTCCAGCGCGATTAA
- a CDS encoding suppressor of fused domain protein produces the protein MSGLRQWWKRLQPEVGGAALRRKFNALFGDEEPITYEFGDVPIYVFHANEPVPHFLYTTFGLSRVNSATPVAGTQTELTIRIPDDQSLPPEWPARVLDRIVRYLNRVDNPLEPGHHMDFSEPLSEDSTLTALIFVTDPLLGVVDTASGFVRFTYAIGVTPDDLRDALIWDARKFAGVFGEYFPLGLSDPSRHSLRDIPEAHTILTSATQRQGSSLSGVMTKYLDFTDDPEVRIDLTSASAEHLLNAIRYRIVYGRSFSLVGKDRWLEIIPGDGAPLVENRRMVLEVSETLANELLATFDIVPGTYRFTTSPLTLQVFDPNR, from the coding sequence ATGAGTGGTTTGCGACAGTGGTGGAAGCGACTCCAACCCGAGGTAGGCGGCGCTGCCCTGCGCCGTAAATTCAACGCACTTTTCGGCGACGAGGAGCCGATCACCTACGAATTCGGCGATGTCCCCATTTATGTCTTCCACGCAAACGAGCCTGTCCCCCACTTCCTCTACACAACTTTTGGCCTTTCGCGTGTCAACTCCGCCACCCCGGTCGCGGGAACCCAGACCGAACTGACCATCCGCATCCCCGATGACCAGAGCCTGCCACCTGAGTGGCCCGCCCGCGTCCTCGACCGAATCGTGCGCTATCTGAACCGCGTGGATAACCCGCTCGAACCGGGCCACCACATGGATTTCAGCGAGCCCTTATCTGAGGACTCCACTTTGACTGCGCTGATCTTCGTCACCGACCCACTGCTAGGCGTGGTGGATACCGCCAGCGGTTTTGTCCGCTTCACTTACGCCATCGGTGTCACGCCCGACGATCTACGTGACGCGTTGATCTGGGATGCTCGGAAGTTTGCCGGTGTGTTCGGCGAGTACTTCCCCCTCGGCCTGTCCGATCCTTCCCGCCACTCACTGCGCGACATCCCCGAGGCCCACACAATCTTAACCAGCGCGACGCAGCGCCAGGGCTCGTCGTTAAGCGGCGTGATGACGAAATACCTGGACTTTACGGATGACCCTGAGGTGCGCATCGACCTGACATCGGCAAGCGCAGAGCATCTCCTGAACGCGATCCGCTATCGCATCGTGTACGGCCGCAGCTTCAGCCTCGTTGGCAAAGATCGCTGGCTGGAAATCATTCCAGGCGACGGTGCGCCCCTCGTAGAGAACCGTCGCATGGTGCTTGAGGTTTCCGAAACGCTGGCAAACGAGCTCCTGGCAACCTTCGACATAGTGCCTGGCACTTACCGCTTCACAACTAGCCCTTTAACCCTGCAAGTCTTTGACCCAAATAGGTAG
- the mca gene encoding mycothiol conjugate amidase Mca — MSGLRLMAIHAHPDDESSKGAATMAKYADEGHDVLVVTCTGGERGSILNPGMDRPGVLENMISIRREEMAKAAAALGVQQMWLGYEDSGLPEGDPLPPLPEGCFARQDPVEVTKHLVKVIREFRPHVVITYDENGGYPHPDHLMVHEISMMAWEKSGDPEFAPEAGEPWTVLKMYYTHGFVLQRMVLFDERLKHEGKRSPYGPMIKRWQENKADIMARVTTQVDCGDYFSNREQALLAHATQIDPAGAFLATPVETQQELWPTEEFELARTRVSTHMPENDLFAGITPEDEEQK; from the coding sequence TTGAGCGGCCTACGCCTCATGGCGATTCACGCGCACCCTGACGATGAGTCCTCCAAAGGCGCAGCGACCATGGCCAAGTACGCCGACGAAGGTCACGACGTACTTGTTGTTACGTGCACAGGTGGTGAAAGAGGGTCCATCCTCAACCCCGGCATGGACCGACCCGGCGTGCTGGAAAATATGATTTCCATCCGCCGTGAGGAAATGGCGAAAGCCGCAGCGGCCCTGGGGGTGCAGCAGATGTGGCTTGGCTACGAGGACTCTGGCCTGCCCGAAGGTGATCCGCTTCCGCCACTGCCAGAGGGGTGCTTTGCAAGGCAGGACCCAGTTGAGGTGACCAAGCACCTTGTGAAGGTCATTCGCGAGTTTCGCCCGCACGTGGTAATCACGTATGACGAAAACGGTGGTTACCCGCACCCAGACCACCTGATGGTGCACGAGATTTCCATGATGGCGTGGGAGAAATCCGGCGACCCAGAGTTCGCGCCCGAAGCGGGCGAGCCGTGGACCGTGCTCAAGATGTACTACACACACGGGTTTGTACTGCAACGCATGGTGCTTTTCGACGAGCGGCTGAAGCACGAAGGCAAGCGCAGCCCATACGGGCCGATGATCAAGCGATGGCAGGAAAACAAGGCCGACATCATGGCGCGTGTGACCACCCAGGTGGACTGTGGCGACTACTTCTCCAACCGGGAACAGGCACTCCTTGCGCACGCCACCCAGATTGATCCTGCCGGCGCCTTCCTCGCCACCCCAGTGGAAACACAGCAGGAATTGTGGCCGACCGAAGAGTTCGAATTGGCCCGCACCCGCGTGTCCACGCACATGCCGGAAAATGATTTGTTCGCAGGGATCACACCTGAAGATGAGGAACAGAAATAA